A stretch of the Acidobacteriota bacterium genome encodes the following:
- a CDS encoding peptidoglycan-binding protein: MKILQEGDSGPDVRRLQKRLLELGFNPGIIDGQFGAGTDAALKAFQKSEGLLPDGIAGKATLEAMNLKFTGGVFDISDVTVQVVSKMLPAAPVGNIKANLAIVLKALVDAGIADKNICLMAISTIRAETAGFAPISEFISKFNTSPNGQAFDLYDNRKDLGNQGKPDGERFKGRGFVQLTGRSNYLKHGKAIGLGDKLVKSPELANDPKIAAKLLASFLKNKQTAIKTALLHNDLNEARRLVNGGAHGLSEFIEAFKTGKALLADA, translated from the coding sequence ATGAAAATATTGCAGGAAGGCGACTCCGGTCCTGATGTCAGACGATTGCAAAAACGCTTGCTCGAATTGGGCTTTAATCCCGGCATTATTGACGGGCAATTCGGCGCAGGGACGGATGCGGCTTTAAAAGCTTTTCAAAAGAGTGAAGGATTGTTGCCCGATGGCATCGCCGGAAAAGCCACGCTTGAAGCGATGAATTTGAAATTTACCGGCGGGGTTTTTGATATTTCCGATGTCACGGTTCAGGTGGTTTCCAAAATGCTGCCGGCTGCGCCCGTCGGTAATATCAAAGCCAATTTAGCCATCGTTTTGAAAGCTCTCGTGGATGCGGGCATTGCCGATAAAAATATCTGTTTGATGGCGATTTCGACGATTCGCGCAGAGACCGCAGGGTTTGCGCCAATCAGCGAATTCATCTCGAAATTCAATACCTCGCCCAACGGTCAGGCGTTTGACCTCTATGACAATCGCAAAGATTTGGGCAATCAGGGAAAACCCGATGGCGAACGCTTCAAAGGACGCGGTTTCGTTCAACTCACGGGGCGCAGCAATTATTTGAAACATGGAAAAGCCATTGGTTTGGGCGACAAGCTGGTGAAAAGCCCGGAACTCGCGAATGACCCGAAAATAGCCGCGAAACTCTTAGCCAGTTTTTTGAAAAACAAACAAACGGCAATCAAAACGGCGCTTTTACATAACGATTTGAATGAAGCGCGGCGTCTGGTCAATGGCGGGGCGCACGGTTTGAGTGAATTTATCGAAGCTTTCAAAACCGGAAAAGCCTTGCTCGCTGATGCCTGA
- a CDS encoding 3-hydroxybutyryl-CoA dehydrogenase, whose protein sequence is MVINKIGIIGSGTMGNGIAQVAARAGFKVVMRDLKAEFLQRALATIDKSLQRDVDKARLSADEKQTIISRIDAQTEIEALAEVDLVIEAVNEEFAIKSEIFKQLDQLVRPEVILASNTSSISITKLAGITSRPDKFIGMHFFNPVPVMKLVEIVRGIATSNETFAVTRELAERLGKAPVEVNDSPGFVSNRVLLPMINEAVFALYEGVGSVEAIDEVMKLGMNHPMGPLQLADFIGLDVCLAILNVLYDGFNDSKYRPCPLLKKYVDAGWLGRKTGKGFYEY, encoded by the coding sequence ATTGTGATTAATAAAATTGGCATTATCGGTTCGGGAACTATGGGTAACGGCATTGCGCAAGTTGCCGCGCGCGCCGGTTTCAAGGTTGTGATGCGCGATTTGAAAGCTGAATTCTTACAACGGGCGCTTGCCACGATTGATAAAAGCCTGCAACGCGATGTTGATAAGGCGCGACTTTCCGCAGACGAAAAGCAAACCATCATTTCACGCATCGACGCGCAAACTGAAATCGAGGCGCTTGCCGAGGTGGATTTGGTTATCGAAGCGGTTAATGAAGAGTTCGCCATCAAATCAGAAATCTTCAAACAGCTTGACCAATTGGTTCGCCCGGAAGTGATCTTGGCAAGCAACACCAGTTCGATTTCGATTACCAAACTCGCAGGCATTACCTCGCGCCCGGATAAATTCATCGGCATGCATTTCTTCAATCCGGTGCCGGTGATGAAGCTTGTGGAAATCGTGCGCGGCATCGCCACCTCAAATGAAACTTTTGCCGTAACGCGCGAGCTTGCCGAACGCCTGGGCAAAGCCCCTGTCGAGGTCAATGATTCGCCGGGTTTTGTTTCCAATCGCGTATTGTTGCCGATGATTAACGAAGCGGTTTTCGCGCTTTATGAAGGCGTCGGCTCGGTCGAAGCGATTGATGAAGTGATGAAACTGGGAATGAATCATCCGATGGGTCCGTTACAGCTTGCGGACTTTATTGGTCTGGATGTTTGCCTCGCCATACTGAATGTGTTATATGATGGATTCAACGACTCAAAATATCGCCCCTGCCCGCTACTGAAGAAATATGTTGATGCGGGCTGGTTGGGTCGCAAGACAGGAAAAGGATTTTATGAATATTGA
- a CDS encoding Ig-like domain-containing protein: protein MTVMEWDQYCGLYNLGPYDVTNSCQYVSNNTAIATVNATGGVTFVSVGSTTITMSITYYHSEPISAEDCGMVEATESENCPVAVKPTVSSIDVTKGVVGSTYSLEITGTGFAQGATVSLSPNTGVTVSGVVVAGATSIFADFAIADTASGGNRRVIVTVMTQSSTDNVNFFVQIPSRITIESQGELITCDPTLCTIDNQPNKCGAYRIATYQLADQNGQAISTEGSVTEFISEWSDQTETTVFEKSAQIGADGRISDLVGFAGTGSSCPINGDGFDRRQKFKVTVNNKSFDLTTKQRLQGQKSLGQYSISITTAVQ from the coding sequence ATGACGGTGATGGAATGGGATCAATATTGTGGGCTGTATAATTTGGGACCTTACGATGTGACCAACTCCTGTCAGTATGTCTCCAACAACACCGCGATAGCCACGGTCAACGCGACGGGCGGCGTAACCTTTGTCAGTGTCGGGAGCACGACGATTACCATGTCGATCACCTATTACCATTCGGAGCCGATTAGCGCCGAGGATTGCGGCATGGTCGAAGCCACCGAATCGGAAAATTGCCCGGTAGCAGTTAAACCAACAGTCTCTAGCATTGATGTAACGAAAGGTGTAGTTGGTTCCACTTACAGCTTGGAAATTACAGGGACAGGGTTTGCACAGGGTGCCACAGTAAGTTTGAGTCCAAATACAGGAGTTACAGTTAGTGGTGTGGTGGTTGCTGGCGCTACATCAATTTTTGCTGATTTCGCAATCGCTGATACTGCTTCTGGCGGCAACCGCCGTGTCATTGTAACTGTAATGACACAATCAAGCACGGATAATGTAAATTTCTTCGTTCAAATTCCTTCACGAATTACAATTGAAAGTCAAGGTGAACTTATTACTTGCGATCCAACTCTTTGCACGATTGATAATCAACCAAACAAATGTGGGGCGTATAGAATCGCAACTTACCAACTGGCTGACCAGAACGGGCAGGCGATTTCTACGGAGGGGTCAGTGACAGAATTTATCTCTGAGTGGTCTGATCAAACCGAAACTACGGTTTTTGAAAAATCTGCACAAATAGGAGCAGATGGCAGAATTTCAGATTTAGTGGGATTTGCCGGGACTGGTAGTAGCTGCCCAATTAATGGCGATGGTTTTGATAGGAGGCAAAAATTTAAAGTGACAGTTAACAACAAATCTTTTGATTTAACAACGAAGCAACGACTTCAAGGTCAGAAATCCTTAGGGCAATATTCAATTTCAATAACCACAGCAGTGCAGTAG
- a CDS encoding tetratricopeptide repeat protein, whose amino-acid sequence MAKQSVSSSKSASHATTLPVTEPDETMETPEAAKQRLFKKLQPVSALLPVMLALVFSINTLWLEFVSDDYQQVLGNNAIRDIRNLPKALSTTVWGFINLDIAPVSQPYYRPLFSVWFMGVYAIFGTKAWGWHLMNVLIHALATWLVFLVLNQLSGRKRLALIAASLFAVHPVHTESVAWISGITDPLMAIFLLPAFYFYLKLRESGKPVWMVAMLVFHLLALLNKETALALPVIVAYCELFYFNEAEAFNLKLAKAAKLIGAFLLPIVIFLLVRYYALGTFSTLEELRYPLSATLLTIPLALTKYLVLVSLPYGYSYQHYTGFITSATSLNFILPLLLVMALAAVFILAKSRLVKFAGAWFLIFLLPALAAIKNFDQEYLVQERYLYLPSMGFCLLLGLGIEWLVERQFAGRRYALVALTSVIVLGFGILQIRQSLFWQDTVTVYQRCIAVAPTSAEAHASIANVYYTAGKPREAEAAARTALELDQQCNNAYLTLSYFSKQSGNLNQAIDYLEQAKVNVSVTPLTRSSIATTYLNLGLLYGQKKDFQKAEENLEQSLALWTRANGFYQVGLFYSQQNKLETALSYYLKMRELVPPHNAFVHATMGAMYEKLQQNDQAIAEYIKYMETATVNASDRQFVQERLNNLQKPKK is encoded by the coding sequence ATGGCAAAACAATCTGTTTCAAGTAGCAAATCCGCATCTCACGCCACTACGCTTCCGGTCACTGAACCGGACGAAACGATGGAAACGCCGGAAGCGGCAAAGCAGCGTTTATTTAAAAAACTGCAACCGGTCAGCGCCCTGTTGCCGGTGATGCTGGCGCTGGTGTTTTCAATCAACACTTTGTGGTTGGAATTTGTCAGCGATGATTATCAGCAGGTGCTTGGCAATAACGCCATCCGCGACATCCGCAATTTACCCAAAGCCCTTTCAACCACCGTCTGGGGATTTATCAATCTGGATATTGCGCCGGTTTCACAACCCTATTACAGACCGCTTTTCAGTGTCTGGTTTATGGGGGTGTATGCGATTTTCGGAACCAAAGCCTGGGGCTGGCATTTGATGAATGTATTGATTCATGCTCTGGCAACCTGGCTGGTTTTCCTGGTTCTCAACCAGTTGAGCGGACGCAAACGGCTGGCGCTGATTGCCGCCAGTCTCTTTGCGGTTCATCCTGTGCACACCGAATCTGTCGCCTGGATTTCCGGCATTACTGACCCGTTGATGGCGATATTTCTGCTCCCGGCATTTTACTTTTATTTAAAACTGCGAGAGAGCGGAAAACCTGTGTGGATGGTAGCGATGCTGGTCTTTCATTTACTCGCGTTGCTGAATAAAGAGACCGCTTTGGCGTTGCCGGTCATCGTCGCCTATTGTGAGTTGTTCTATTTCAACGAAGCGGAAGCTTTCAATCTGAAACTTGCAAAAGCCGCCAAATTAATTGGGGCGTTTTTATTGCCAATCGTTATTTTTCTACTGGTTCGCTATTACGCCTTAGGTACTTTTTCTACGCTTGAAGAATTGCGCTATCCGCTCAGTGCAACGCTTTTGACCATCCCGCTTGCCTTAACGAAATATCTGGTTTTGGTGAGCCTTCCTTACGGTTACAGTTATCAGCACTACACCGGTTTTATAACCTCCGCGACCAGTCTGAATTTTATTTTGCCGTTGCTTTTAGTGATGGCGCTCGCCGCCGTTTTCATTCTGGCGAAATCCCGTCTGGTCAAATTCGCGGGAGCCTGGTTTCTGATTTTCCTGCTACCGGCGCTTGCTGCCATCAAAAATTTCGACCAGGAATATTTGGTGCAGGAGCGTTATCTTTATCTGCCTTCTATGGGTTTTTGTCTTTTACTGGGACTCGGAATTGAATGGCTTGTCGAACGCCAATTTGCCGGACGCCGCTATGCTTTAGTGGCGCTTACCTCGGTTATAGTTTTAGGGTTTGGCATTTTGCAAATCAGGCAAAGTCTGTTCTGGCAAGATACCGTAACCGTCTATCAACGATGTATCGCCGTGGCACCAACCTCTGCCGAAGCGCACGCTTCTATCGCCAATGTTTATTACACAGCCGGCAAACCGCGTGAAGCCGAGGCAGCCGCCCGCACCGCGCTGGAACTCGACCAACAATGCAATAATGCATATTTGACGTTGAGTTATTTCAGCAAACAATCGGGCAATCTCAATCAGGCAATCGATTACCTCGAACAGGCAAAAGTCAATGTGTCGGTCACGCCGCTCACCCGTAGCAGCATTGCCACGACCTATTTAAATCTCGGCTTGCTTTACGGACAGAAAAAAGATTTTCAAAAAGCCGAAGAAAATCTGGAGCAATCGCTGGCGTTGTGGACGCGCGCCAATGGTTTTTATCAAGTTGGGCTGTTTTACAGCCAGCAAAATAAATTGGAAACGGCATTGTCTTATTATTTAAAAATGCGAGAACTGGTGCCGCCACACAATGCCTTCGTACACGCGACGATGGGCGCAATGTATGAAAAATTGCAACAGAATGACCAGGCGATTGCTGAATATATTAAGTATATGGAAACCGCAACGGTGAATGCCTCTGACCGCCAGTTCGTTCAAGAACGTCTCAATAATCTACAAAAACCTAAAAAGTAG
- a CDS encoding tetratricopeptide repeat protein, producing MILCQNCTHNNPYDRETCIKCGMRLMIITESRSSAAFGGADLMIRPTIEEHLLERISGLETALLKMQDRVDILLELIHRQATSGLYDHAMIDALVEHLSERGAVEGGKLETLWRDRVAEHYEEASEKQRYGQLVELMINEFNGDNIDLFARLLDTGTDLFLDGNARRGIRYFEKALVIDPTNSVLSFFIGEYFFRINKPALSQLYLERAINKEPDNHLAMLMLGVICGDNGELESAKNYLNDALKLKQDSFTAHYGLGRILACEGKLREAISHLKRALKLKPTPEMYYLVGRAYLDDGRAEIALRHLQRCVDLDPKFDAALYHLGLIYLKRNEVSLAQEHFLAAYEINPREPRYRIALNARKAARLTPLPAFGRAKVANRKVVTSGDVRLAELLRRDLLDAGEVASKGQKRS from the coding sequence ATGATACTTTGTCAAAATTGCACTCATAATAATCCTTATGACCGTGAAACCTGCATCAAGTGCGGTATGCGTTTGATGATTATCACGGAATCGCGTTCGAGCGCGGCATTCGGTGGCGCAGACCTGATGATCCGACCGACTATTGAAGAGCATTTGCTTGAACGCATCAGCGGACTGGAAACCGCGCTACTCAAAATGCAGGATCGCGTAGACATTCTGCTGGAACTCATTCACCGCCAGGCAACCAGCGGACTCTATGATCACGCGATGATTGATGCGCTGGTCGAACACCTTTCCGAACGCGGAGCTGTCGAAGGCGGCAAACTCGAAACCCTCTGGCGCGACCGCGTCGCCGAACATTACGAAGAAGCCAGCGAAAAACAGCGATATGGTCAATTGGTTGAGTTGATGATTAATGAGTTCAACGGCGATAACATCGACCTGTTTGCGCGGCTTCTGGATACCGGCACCGACCTGTTTCTGGATGGCAATGCCCGGCGCGGCATTCGCTATTTTGAAAAAGCTCTGGTGATTGACCCGACCAATTCAGTTTTATCATTTTTTATCGGCGAATATTTTTTCCGCATCAATAAACCGGCGCTCTCGCAACTCTATCTTGAACGCGCCATCAACAAAGAGCCGGATAATCACCTGGCAATGCTCATGCTCGGGGTGATTTGCGGCGATAACGGAGAGTTGGAATCGGCTAAAAATTATTTAAATGATGCGTTGAAACTCAAACAGGATTCGTTCACGGCGCATTACGGATTGGGGCGCATCCTGGCTTGTGAAGGCAAATTGCGCGAAGCCATTTCGCACCTCAAGCGGGCGCTCAAACTCAAGCCGACTCCGGAAATGTATTATCTTGTCGGTCGCGCTTATCTGGATGACGGGCGCGCGGAAATCGCTTTGCGGCATTTGCAGAGATGTGTTGACCTCGACCCCAAATTTGATGCGGCGCTTTACCATCTGGGATTGATTTATCTCAAGCGCAACGAAGTGAGCCTGGCGCAGGAGCATTTCCTGGCAGCTTATGAAATCAATCCACGAGAGCCACGTTATCGCATCGCTTTAAATGCCCGCAAAGCGGCGCGGCTTACACCGCTTCCGGCGTTTGGACGCGCTAAAGTTGCCAATCGCAAAGTGGTGACCAGCGGCGATGTCAGACTGGCGGAACTGTTGCGCCGGGATTTACTGGATGCGGGCGAAGTTGCCAGCAAAGGTCAAAAACGCAGTTAA
- a CDS encoding ATP-dependent helicase — protein MEPTKRYVIKREVPRRYLVNYQADLNEEQYAVVTAGAGPLLVIAGAGSGKTRAVTYRVARLIESGIAPSRILLVTFTNKAAREMLHRVEGLVQADVRKIWGGTFHSIANRILRRHAESLDYQANFTILDSEDAVDMVDAAIQEAGIDTKARRFPKAEVVQGIISFANNTDTPIRDCIVRLYPQFEPLAAQIERVDRLYQARKLERNAMDYDDLLLNWKKLLIECREVSDYWAEQFEYILVDEYQDTNKIQAEIVDLLAVKHRNVTVVGDDAQSIFGWRGAHFQNIYEFKDRYPDAQEFHLEANYRSRPEIVMLANASIKNNRKQFPKNLRSIRHSSGVAPALIPTHDLDQQAAFVASRILELRDEGVGLDEIAVLYRSHYHALELQLELTRRGIPYVVRSGVRFFEQAHIKDVISYLRLLVNPRDEIAWKRVLKLIPQVGNATANRIWERLASAEEPLALVRRADFDAQPRFREGWTEFVKLVEQLLSPEFLHQPARQIALILSSGYETHLENSYENADLRAEDLRQLANFAARFETTEEFLSELALINTERFAAPQGTIAEDVVAGGDEDEQLVLSSIHQAKGLEWRAVFLIWAADGKFPSARSLRDGEQEEEERRLFYVAITRAKDELYVCYPLVVTDYSRQTVIQKPSRFITEVSRELFEIWSLEEETREFAPTDEPKLIN, from the coding sequence ATGGAGCCGACCAAGCGATACGTGATTAAACGCGAGGTGCCGCGCCGCTATCTCGTCAATTACCAAGCTGACCTCAACGAAGAACAATATGCCGTCGTCACGGCGGGCGCGGGACCCTTGCTCGTCATCGCGGGCGCGGGTTCCGGCAAAACCCGCGCCGTCACCTATCGCGTCGCCCGTTTGATCGAATCGGGGATTGCCCCTTCGCGCATTCTGCTGGTCACCTTCACCAACAAAGCGGCGCGCGAAATGCTCCATCGCGTCGAAGGTTTGGTGCAAGCCGATGTAAGAAAAATCTGGGGCGGGACGTTTCATTCCATCGCCAATCGCATCCTGCGCCGCCACGCTGAATCCCTCGACTATCAGGCGAATTTCACCATCCTCGACAGCGAAGACGCCGTAGATATGGTTGACGCGGCGATTCAGGAAGCGGGCATCGACACCAAAGCCCGGCGTTTTCCCAAAGCCGAAGTCGTGCAGGGCATCATCAGTTTTGCCAACAACACGGATACCCCGATTCGCGATTGCATCGTGCGCCTCTATCCGCAATTTGAACCGCTCGCCGCGCAAATCGAACGGGTTGACCGGCTCTATCAGGCGCGCAAACTCGAACGCAACGCGATGGATTACGACGACCTGCTGCTGAATTGGAAAAAATTGTTAATCGAATGCCGGGAAGTAAGCGATTATTGGGCAGAACAATTCGAGTACATACTGGTTGATGAATATCAGGACACCAATAAAATACAGGCGGAAATCGTTGACTTGCTGGCTGTCAAACATCGCAATGTGACGGTGGTCGGAGATGACGCCCAATCAATTTTTGGATGGCGCGGAGCGCACTTTCAAAACATTTATGAATTCAAAGACCGCTATCCCGACGCCCAGGAATTTCATCTCGAAGCCAACTATCGTTCGCGTCCTGAAATCGTCATGCTTGCCAATGCTTCGATAAAGAACAATCGCAAACAATTTCCAAAAAATTTGCGCTCGATTCGTCATTCATCAGGCGTAGCCCCTGCGCTCATTCCAACGCACGACCTCGACCAGCAGGCGGCGTTTGTCGCCAGCCGCATTCTTGAATTGCGCGACGAAGGCGTCGGTCTTGATGAAATCGCCGTGCTTTATCGCAGCCACTACCACGCGCTCGAATTGCAACTGGAACTTACGCGGCGCGGCATTCCTTACGTGGTGCGTTCAGGCGTACGTTTTTTTGAACAGGCGCATATCAAAGATGTGATTTCATATCTCCGGTTGCTGGTCAATCCGCGTGACGAGATTGCCTGGAAACGTGTATTGAAATTGATTCCGCAGGTCGGCAACGCGACCGCCAATCGCATCTGGGAACGACTGGCGAGCGCCGAGGAACCTTTAGCTTTGGTGCGTCGCGCCGATTTCGACGCGCAACCGCGATTTCGTGAAGGCTGGACGGAGTTCGTGAAACTCGTTGAACAACTCCTAAGTCCCGAATTTTTGCATCAACCGGCGCGGCAGATAGCTTTGATTTTGTCATCGGGTTACGAAACCCATCTCGAAAACAGTTATGAAAACGCCGATTTGCGCGCAGAGGATTTGCGACAACTGGCGAACTTTGCAGCGCGCTTTGAAACCACCGAAGAATTTTTATCCGAACTTGCGCTGATTAATACTGAACGGTTTGCCGCGCCGCAAGGCACGATTGCCGAAGATGTCGTAGCGGGTGGCGATGAAGACGAACAACTGGTTCTCAGTTCGATTCATCAGGCGAAGGGGCTGGAATGGCGCGCTGTCTTTTTGATTTGGGCAGCCGATGGCAAATTTCCTTCGGCTAGAAGTTTGCGCGATGGCGAACAGGAAGAGGAAGAACGACGGCTCTTTTATGTGGCGATTACCCGCGCCAAAGATGAACTCTATGTCTGCTATCCGTTGGTGGTGACCGATTATTCGAGACAAACGGTAATTCAAAAACCTTCACGCTTTATTACGGAAGTTTCCCGCGAACTATTTGAAATCTGGTCGCTCGAAGAAGAGACCCGCGAATTCGCGCCCACCGATGAACCGAAATTAATCAATTGA
- a CDS encoding abhydrolase domain-containing 18, whose translation MIKKLIYKWEHKLARRDNNRVVRPFEWGLEHLHDNGFGYTDLHVNGRSERDILFEFNERAIAESHKFFSAPKTTEFAFDGEWLTFRSAVKTPYAENNQVHARFFPVLPRSEQESDSPAEQLARAKRRAVLVLPHWNAKIDEHVALCRLLNRIGIAALRITLPYHDRRMLPGFERADYIVSANVGRTLQSNRQAVLDCRAAIDWLQSQGYERIGILGTSLGSCIAFLTFIHEERIRAGVYNHVSSFFGDVVWEGITTAHVRRGLEQAINREELRRAWLAISPNAYVKRLAENRRHGLLISAQYDLSFTPQLSQLLFEECDRHGANLDRAIVPCGHYTLGKLPYKYYAGYLILNYFRKHL comes from the coding sequence ATGATTAAAAAATTAATTTACAAGTGGGAACACAAATTAGCCCGCCGAGATAACAACCGCGTCGTGCGCCCTTTTGAATGGGGACTTGAACATCTGCACGACAACGGTTTCGGTTATACAGACCTGCACGTCAACGGCAGAAGCGAGCGCGATATTTTGTTTGAATTCAATGAACGCGCCATTGCCGAAAGCCATAAGTTTTTTTCTGCTCCGAAAACCACCGAATTTGCATTCGATGGGGAATGGCTGACATTTCGCAGCGCCGTCAAAACGCCTTATGCAGAAAACAATCAGGTTCACGCGAGATTTTTTCCTGTGCTGCCGCGTTCTGAACAGGAAAGCGATTCGCCAGCCGAGCAGTTAGCCCGCGCCAAACGCCGCGCCGTACTGGTGCTGCCCCATTGGAATGCCAAGATTGATGAACACGTCGCGCTTTGTCGTTTGCTCAACCGCATCGGCATAGCGGCTTTGCGAATCACCTTGCCGTATCACGATAGGCGTATGCTTCCGGGGTTTGAACGCGCCGATTATATTGTGAGCGCCAATGTCGGGCGCACGCTGCAATCGAATCGCCAGGCGGTTTTGGATTGTCGCGCGGCAATTGACTGGTTGCAATCGCAAGGCTACGAACGCATCGGCATACTGGGAACCAGTCTCGGCTCGTGCATCGCATTTTTGACCTTTATTCATGAAGAGCGTATTCGCGCAGGCGTGTATAACCATGTATCGAGTTTTTTCGGCGATGTGGTTTGGGAAGGGATTACCACAGCGCATGTCAGACGCGGGCTTGAACAGGCGATTAATCGCGAAGAGTTGCGCCGCGCCTGGCTGGCAATCAGTCCCAACGCCTACGTGAAGCGTTTAGCTGAAAACCGGCGGCACGGTTTATTGATTTCGGCGCAATATGATTTATCGTTTACGCCGCAACTCTCGCAATTGCTATTTGAAGAATGCGACCGGCACGGCGCGAATTTAGACCGCGCAATAGTTCCTTGCGGTCACTACACGCTCGGAAAATTGCCCTATAAATATTATGCGGGCTATCTGATTTTGAACTATTTTCGCAAACACCTGTGA
- a CDS encoding zinc ribbon domain-containing protein codes for MPIYEYQCDKCGNHIELMQKVGDPAPKRCEKCRKGKMEKLFSRTSFQLKGSGWYASDYAKKPAASGKSGSKTEKKTEAKAESKTESKSETSSSDTTPASAA; via the coding sequence ATGCCGATATATGAATATCAATGTGATAAATGCGGGAATCACATCGAATTGATGCAGAAAGTTGGAGACCCGGCTCCGAAACGTTGTGAAAAATGCCGGAAGGGAAAGATGGAAAAGCTTTTTTCGCGCACCAGCTTTCAGTTGAAAGGTTCAGGTTGGTACGCTAGCGACTACGCGAAAAAGCCTGCTGCATCCGGTAAGTCCGGGAGCAAAACGGAAAAGAAAACCGAAGCCAAAGCTGAAAGCAAAACTGAAAGCAAATCAGAAACCTCATCTTCCGATACGACTCCCGCATCTGCCGCATAA